A single Macaca mulatta isolate MMU2019108-1 chromosome 11, T2T-MMU8v2.0, whole genome shotgun sequence DNA region contains:
- the DDIT3 gene encoding DNA damage-inducible transcript 3 protein isoform X2, whose protein sequence is MAAESLPFSFGTLSSWELEAWYEDLQEVLSSDENGGTYVSPPGNEEEESKTFTTLDPASLAWLTEEEPEPAEVTTTSQSPRSPDSSQSSLAQEEEEEDQGRTRKRKQSGHSPARAGKQRMKEKEQENERKVAQLAEENERLKQEIERLTREVEATRRALIDRMVNLHQA, encoded by the exons ATGGCAGCTGAGTCATTGCCTTTCTCCTTCGGGACACTGTCCAGCTGGGAGCTGGAAGCCTGGTATGAGGACCTGCAAGAGGTCCTGTCTTCAGACGAAAATGGGGGTACCTATGTCTCACCTCCTGGAAATGAAGAG GAAGAATCAAAAACCTTTACCACTCTTGACCCTGCTTCGCTGGCTTGGCTGACTGAGGAGGAGCCAGAACCAGCAGAGGTCACAACCACCTCCCAGAGCCCTCGCTCTCCAGATTCCAGTCAGAGCTCCCTGgctcaggaggaagaggaggaagaccAAGGGAGAACCAGGAAACGGAAACAGAGTGGCCATTCCCCAGCCCGGGCTGGAAAGCAGCGCATGAAGGAGAAAGAACAGGAGAATGAAAGGAAAGTGGCACAGCTAGCTGAAGAGAATGAACGGCTCAAGCAGGAAATCGAGCGCCTGACCAGGGAAGTAGAGGCGACTCGTCGAGCTCTGATCGACCGAATGGTGAATCTGCACCAAGCATGA
- the DDIT3 gene encoding DNA damage-inducible transcript 3 protein isoform X1 produces MELVPATPHYPANVLFQTDPTAEMAAESLPFSFGTLSSWELEAWYEDLQEVLSSDENGGTYVSPPGNEEEESKTFTTLDPASLAWLTEEEPEPAEVTTTSQSPRSPDSSQSSLAQEEEEEDQGRTRKRKQSGHSPARAGKQRMKEKEQENERKVAQLAEENERLKQEIERLTREVEATRRALIDRMVNLHQA; encoded by the exons ATGGAGCTTGTTCCAGCCACTCCCCATTACCCTGCAAATGTGCTTTTCCAGACTGATCCAACTGCAGAGATGGCAGCTGAGTCATTGCCTTTCTCCTTCGGGACACTGTCCAGCTGGGAGCTGGAAGCCTGGTATGAGGACCTGCAAGAGGTCCTGTCTTCAGACGAAAATGGGGGTACCTATGTCTCACCTCCTGGAAATGAAGAG GAAGAATCAAAAACCTTTACCACTCTTGACCCTGCTTCGCTGGCTTGGCTGACTGAGGAGGAGCCAGAACCAGCAGAGGTCACAACCACCTCCCAGAGCCCTCGCTCTCCAGATTCCAGTCAGAGCTCCCTGgctcaggaggaagaggaggaagaccAAGGGAGAACCAGGAAACGGAAACAGAGTGGCCATTCCCCAGCCCGGGCTGGAAAGCAGCGCATGAAGGAGAAAGAACAGGAGAATGAAAGGAAAGTGGCACAGCTAGCTGAAGAGAATGAACGGCTCAAGCAGGAAATCGAGCGCCTGACCAGGGAAGTAGAGGCGACTCGTCGAGCTCTGATCGACCGAATGGTGAATCTGCACCAAGCATGA